Within the Liolophura sinensis isolate JHLJ2023 unplaced genomic scaffold, CUHK_Ljap_v2 scaffold_33, whole genome shotgun sequence genome, the region tataaaacaaaccatTCATGTCAATAAACTTTTCTAATTTAGGTGTGCGGATccaatattaaaaatatagaaTGTTTTATATCCTTCAAGGCTTTGGGAACATCTAAAGCTCTTCAAACGACAAAGTCTgcattaaaagcaaagaaactCTATTACAAGATCATTATCATACATTaacgtgaaaaacaaattaggaaatactttctttttttcacaacttTCTTTTGTAATTTTGAGTAGGTGAAAGCCTGATTAACTGATGTTTTGTGTCGTACTGAAGCATAGTGAATGAGTCATGATtacttggagtttaacgtcaaACTTaaagtcatatgacaacaagagTCATTaagtctatgtacatgtactgtgtctccttgtcgGAGGGCATGACCATCCTGCCTAGGTGCTGCCGCCCCTAAGGTATAATGCCGAAAACACTAGACATGAGAcccaccagtcacattatactgaccccGTGCCAAGCAAAGTTTGCTTGctttaacatttttataacattgccgggtgccaagcgaggcagcaacaagtacaagtttcaaagtctttggtatgaccggaCCTGGGTTTGATCTACTGAAGAATACACTGTTTTTATGACAGAAGTGTGCTGTATTGGTGGTGGGACACTGGAGCCTTTGGGAAACAAGTACACTGTACTAGGTATCAGACTAACCTTTATGTAATGTGAATGTTTTCTGAGGCTTTGGTCCAAACCATTTGCTAGGATGCTGAATTGCTTAATTTTGATCTTTGTCTTTAGAGGGACAGAGAATTAGTGGAGATTTCCTGGGTTATCTAACACACCAGTTACCTAtcattctgtatccctttcaGCATTAAGCCCCATTGTAACTCGTTTGCTTTTGAGTTAAAGCTCATTTATAGTGAGGTGATTCACAGGACACTGTTTTCATTGTATTGAGGAGAATCATACCAAATTGGGCTCCCAGAGAGATTCACACATGCCGTACATCTGCTCTGAACACGTCCCACTGACGACAAAGTCATCCGTCACCATTGGGCAGCCAATCAAATCCATGGAGGCTATGTATGGAGCATGAGTCTTAGGGTCAAGACCTGCTATAACGGGCTCAGCAAAGTATGGTCCAAACCTGAAATATATCGCATACTTGAATTACTTttacatcattttcataataattgtatgcacaaACTCCGctgaaaaaaagtgttttagagatcaaagttacaacttcctctattGAAGTCATAAGTGTGACCTGAtgcaggattgatcctggatctacgcctccggcgctctaccaactgagccatcatCAGTAGCTCTCTACTGGCTTGACTGTAccttaatttattcattaatttgatagttgtttaaaTCATACTCAAGTATTTTTTACCTCCATGGTGGAAGTGCATGGTCGTTTTTACTTTATGAGTAGGGAGAACTGCAGTTCCTggggtatgtgtgtatgtatgtatgtatgtatgtatgtatgcttggagtttaatgttgtacttaacaatttttcagtcatacgacgaggagtcattgcgtgtgtgtacatacactatgTCTTCTTGACATGACAtgccacccagtcacatcatactgacaccagaccaaccagtcatgtttctttacctCTTAGTGCTGAATGCCTTGCAAAATAGCAGtgagtaccatttttaaagtctttggtatgacctgaccagAGTTTGATCATGTTTTCTCCCGACATAGAGGTGGTCACGCTAAGCTtgaggccaccgaagcggtcaacTTCCTGGGGTAAACTGGAGTACCCAGGCAAGTTTCTGATGAAGTTTCAAATGGCTCATTGGCACACTTGCAGTGGGAATATGTTGTTACAAAAATCCCTTCCTTTCTGTTTCTGTATCTTCTAGCCTTTAAAATTTATTCGTTGAAAAAGTTAAGACTTTAAATGAAGCATTTACTTTGCTGATTAACACAAAGCAGAGATATAATTCTCAGCTATTAAACCTATACTTGACAGCCACTGGGGCCAGCAGAATGGAACACAATGATACTTtgcacagtgatacatgtacaagaaagaatgaattcttgtacatgtatcactgtgcaAAGTACGACGTTACTCATGCTGACAGAATATAATAACTACTCTTTCATGAAAAGGAACTGACtaagagatatacatgtatgtatgtccagTCCCTCTTCTTGAAGTTTTCCTTCTCATCAGGAAAGGTAGTCCATTTATCTATCATGCTCTTTGTTCTGATGCTTTCTCACAATATTCACTTAACAAGACTTAATGAGCACAAACAGCAAGTTTTAATGTAGTTTGTAACCATCCACACTAAACTGATACCATGTAACATCTTACCTCCTTTCATATAGCAAATTGGACACCATGCTCATGAAGGTCTTCGGTTTTATCCTCCGATTTTCTCGCAATTCATAGAGATTTAATCTGAACTTTAGGCGTTGAGAACTACAAAAAGAAAGACAATGAACATTTAACTGACTCTTCCTCTATCCACATGCATGCCAGTGTTTTGTTAGGTTTTGTGACAGCTGACAAACCAAAATATTACGATATTTGTATGGGTTTTAACATCACTTTCACAGCTTGCTTTCACAactaaatgtaatataatagtcaaataaaaacagtattttaactgctaatttatttatttgacttcttAACATTATTAAATGCTAACAGTTTTAGTGATAGTGCTGTTCAGTTTCAAGCAACACAGTTTCAGTACCTCCTTGGCTGAACAGGCGCGTCTTTACCCAAGCCAGTGTAATGGGGAGAAACcttcaaaatgttttcaccCAACCAACTTAAAAGGGTCAAcaaaatcattaaaactcaAAAACATGCAAATGCTCTTTCTCTTCCAAACTGCCACAAAAGTATACCCCCaaagaaaactgtgtacatgAATCACAAATTACAACGCGTAACTACAACTTACACTGTCTGAACATCTGTGGCCAAACCAGCAAGGCCGATATACAGACGTGGTCCCATCTCAAAGATCTTGTCAAAGTCTGTACTGATGGTCTGAGCTTGGACTCCAAACCTTCGATCAGAGGCAATGGCAACACAGTTCTTCCCCTTCATGGCTATGATAGCCGCACCGTTATAGTCCATAATACTCTGTCACCAAACACAAGATTAATAAGAATAAGCATGAAAATCATTAGTCAGAATTTTCTGTTCAGAACttacagcagatattgtgataagcCGAACTGTCGAATGGCATGCTGCAGTTCTTGTCAGAAGTAGCTCCATTTAGATTAATGGAACAACATTTCAGAAATTTCAGGCTGTGGAATCACGGCCACGGTCGCCACATTAGTACAAGACTACTCTGACGCTAAGTTTGGCAACATTTTTATTCGGCTACTGAAGACCCAAACCAACGCCAGAGCAAGCTCCATTCCAAAACCTGTGGTAGTTACCTATCCTTGTCAAATATTACAAGGCTGGCAGTACATCGAGTTGCCATGAGCATTACCAAAGAATCTCCAGATGATGCGgctttgaaaataaataatcgACATTGTGCTTACAATAAATCTGCATATGAAAGGTTAAGGAACATGTGATTCCAAGTTTACAGCCTGGAAGACGCAGATTCAGTGCGGTATTTTAAAATTCTCGCATTCAGTCCATCACCACCTATCTGAGTCTCATTAAGTCAACCTCTCATCTCCTTGAGTTCACGCAGGTTGAGACGAGACAGGGTGGGAGCTAAAAGGCATGGTTTTACAGCAGCTGCTGACGGCTCCATTGGGCCGACAGACCTGGCTATGTGAGATTGATATTCAGTCACCTGGAATACGTTGACTAGGCTTATTCAacccagaaaaaaaatcttgttttttttagtgtaggtATGGTTGGGTGTCATTAGCATGGACCTCATTGAGATAGGTTCCATCGAGTTGAACTTCAGTTCTGCGGCAATTTTTTGGAGAGGCAGGATGGACACAGTGTTACAATGCATGCCAAAATTTTAAGTTAACACAccgagtccatctagatggagcTTATCCAACTTACGTGGTCTACCTGGTCTCTCAAAAACATTACTATTATCATTCAGAATGGAATTATATTGTGTAACGTGCTACAACAACAGCGTCAATCTAATCTGATCTTTTTTTCACTATttaatctgaaaacaaattcagaaaataaatacattacaccCACTGTGGCCGTATGCTGTCTGTCACCATTCTGACCACTTGCAAAAACCACGAAGATTGAAGCAGTTTGTGCCATCTGACGTCAAGGGGAGTGAACCAGCCAAATGGACGAGTAGATTTGCTGAGTGTTACTATAATGATTGCCAAAGCTATTTTCTCCCTTGAACGGCCTTATTTTTTTCTTCGCTCACATCAATCATGTGAATAGCACGTATGATTTTCAGACTGAGATGACCGCCGTAGTGGGTATggtgtctgaaaaaaataattttttttatgaatttgtgcGTTTGTCATGCATCGTTTTTGGAGAGTTGATTATGAGGACCACTTGGTTGACATGGATTTACGCTAGGAAAGTCATAAAGCGCAAGTGAAGATGTGATAAATGTGATTTATCGTCGACATGACAGATTAGAAGCACTTTCTCCTCGTAACTCTCCCAACATTTCGTGTTGGTCGACttcagagttacattccgcaatcaaccgagtccatctagatggactaaaCACTGATagaatataacacacacacagtgaTATGCAGGGGCTTATGTCTCATACACAtcatttaaacaaacaaacaaaaaaatttattacacaCACGAACACAAGATAGGCATAGTCTGCAGTGTCATGGTTTCCATcaaattcaacaacaacaacaacaaaagcacACGTCTATAATGCCTCGCAAGTGCACATACTCGTTGCGTTTGAGATCTGAACAACATGGGAGATTACAAACTAGTTAAACTCACCATGATGATGCCTTAGTTTCACGTCCAATCAAAGATTAGACTTAATTCCTGTTACTGTCAGTGTCAAGCGGCTTTTCACACCGCTTTCTTTTCTGCGAAATCATGCACTGGGTAGCTTATTTCCTCCAAAACCTAAAGAGTTCCCtgacacaaaatacaaagaTTGTCTCCCTTAGACAGCTTATCAGTATGACTGATCGAACCTATTCgctattccccccccccccccccgccaacaATCCCCTGTCAGTCAGTTTGTTTTTAGGATATGAACATGATGTTACATGGATATATAGATTATGACTTTGTATCCTATGCTGCctgatctgtttattttattgacacttatgcagtactcaaaaatatttcactaatgtaggcctactggtgagAAATGAGGCTTATGGGTGgcatgaatgaataaatgcttgaggtttaacatcatactgaacaatgtttcagtcatacaacaacgacaagtcattaggtgtgtgtaggctacatatactgtgtcttcttgtggcatggtgagtccatgctgccaaagtgctacctccactgaaatatcatgataaagacactagacatgacacctcaccaagtcacattatgctgacactgggccaacccggtgtacctgacacacctcctgatcGGTTATGCCAGCCAATTAAACCACTCAGGCAGGGAGCTAAACTAGATCCCAGGTCTTCATTAAACTTTGGCAGACCCATTACATCATTTAGTCCACAATGAAAGGAGATTCGAATCTCTGGCTATGTAGGCTATCTCAGTAGTTGAATGCCTGGCGGGGGCCAAatgtggccgagggggttagcatgcaaATGCAGCACAggagacccaggagcctcccagcaatgcggttgctgtgagttcaagtccagctcgtgctggtttcctctctgtccatacttgggaaggtctacaatcaacttgcagatggtcatgggtttcctcaaggctctgcccggtttcctcccaccataatgctggccatcatcatacaagtgaaatattactgagtactgtgtaaaacaccaatcagataaataaataaaaatgaatgtctgacagtaggcctacatatagaCCTACTATCTTTTATGCTTTATCTTTCAGCCTGCGTGGCTACACAGATCTGACAAGAATGTACAAGTGTATTTAGATGAAAACCTAGAGAACTCCAAAATGCTGTCTAGATTTATCACATTATAATTGGTATAAAACTACTGTAGCTCATCAGATCAGGCATAATTGTATCACATCTCTTGTGAACTTGCCAGTTTTAGAAATACAGCTCAAAGTGCATAGATTATTGGCTGAAATCAAAATAGTTCAT harbors:
- the LOC135481382 gene encoding proteasome subunit beta type-3, coding for MSIMDYNGAAIIAMKGKNCVAIASDRRFGVQAQTISTDFDKIFEMGPRLYIGLAGLATDVQTVSQRLKFRLNLYELRENRRIKPKTFMSMVSNLLYERRFGPYFAEPVIAGLDPKTHAPYIASMDLIGCPMVTDDFVVSGTCSEQMYGMCESLWEPNLEPDDLFETISQALLNAVDRDAVSGWGAIVHIIEQDKVTTRTLKARMD